In the Methanobrevibacter thaueri genome, one interval contains:
- a CDS encoding transposase: protein CCQKDNYRIIQDYGNPSKIRMQRKMETDWAQKIYKKRSKTAELPFAHLKQNMKLHEFTTTGIKNTNTEFKLYTIGHNLKRIYNEINRKNN, encoded by the coding sequence TGCTGCCAAAAAGACAATTACAGAATAATTCAAGACTATGGAAACCCTTCCAAAATCAGAATGCAACGGAAAATGGAAACTGACTGGGCGCAAAAAATCTACAAAAAACGATCAAAAACAGCAGAATTACCCTTTGCACACCTAAAACAAAACATGAAACTACATGAATTCACCACAACAGGAATAAAAAATACAAATACTGAATTCAAACTATACACAATCGGACACAACCTAAAAAGAATATACAACGAAATAAACAGAAAAAACAACTAA